TATCTATACAAAAATATGATGTATTGTAAAggaatacaatttttattttcagaatattgtaaaatttttaaaaaccttGTAAGATCTGTaaacataattatattttaatcgcGGTAGAACAACGCTGTATATCAGTTTATGCCTCATATCGATCTCCAAAAAATCACGAAAATTCGAGACGATTTTCGATCCTTTGGACTCccctaaaaagaaaaatcatatCACTTCGCGAAAATTATTAACACACTTTATCAAACAGTCACGTACTAACGAGTATTTCCGCTCCGACGGTTTCCAGTATCAAAAACAAGTCAGACTGAAATTCACGATGCTGGGGTTTTAGCATCCAATTTCCAGCTATTGTTCCGATCTGAAAATGCCAATATAAGTACGTGATTGTTGTTTGTAAAAAGGACGAAATTCGAGACAATCAAAGCTGCAATTACCTTTCTCATTGCCACGTGTCCGATTGAATCTACGTGATCAGCCAACTGATTGAGGTATTCAAAGCCGGTgtgttttgaatatttttgaaagCTAACTTTCATGTTTTCGAGGGTAAGACCGGCGCATATGTTTAATTTGGTATTGGCTTTTCTGATAGCATGTAGGTCAAATACGGCGTTTATGTCAATGTACAGGTCCTTTTTGGAGATTCTGTATACATCTATCAATGAATTAATGGCAGTTGTTTTCATTCAAAGCTTAAAAGCTTATATTAGGGTCATGGATCTTACCGTTTCCCGTATTTTCACCAGTAAGGATGTACGAAGCTTTTGGGtactttttgaaattttcatatatTTGCTCGATGGTAAACAGTTCGAAAAACTCAGCGTCTTTGAGTCTGAGGTAGATCGCTTTTGGGTCGTTAACGTTGATTATCTCAAAGTCATCGCATACAGCGCAATCTTTCAAGCACAATATCGATTCGTGAGCATCCTCAAAATATAAGGAGTTGATGCAAACTTTCATCGAAAGCTGTATGAAGCTTTACCAAGCAGATTTACCTCGATGTCACGTACATATGCAGACGAGCATAACGCAGTGTTGGTGGAGAATAACTGAAAAGCATCTAGGTTTGATCTGTAGCCTGTACAACGACATATATTGCTCCCGAAGGAGTTTTCTATATCGTTTGCACTCGTTCGTTTCCTCGCGATCAAACTATGAAAATAAATGTGAGACTTAAGGTGGATTCCCAATATCGTACAACTACAAATTTAGAGCTACAAAAGTATCACCTGTACATATTCATAACCATCGCAGGTGAACAAAAACCGCACTGAGATCCATTCATGTCAGCTAAAGTTTTTTGAAGCCTATTGTGGTCTGCCAGTTTTCCTCCTATACCCTCTATAGTTATTACGTCCCAGCtggtaaatattgtaaataaacaGTTTAACTGTGtggattgaaaaaaaatggaatATAATAAGAATGCTTAAAAATCATATTTCGATACCCGTTGCACAGAAATACCGGGACAAGACAAGAATTCACAGCCAATACTTCGTCTTTTATTTTGACTGCAACTATGCATACGCCACATCCGCCTTCAAGACACATGTACTTGGTTCCTTTTAGTTTTGCAATATTTCTGATAAAGTATCAGTGTTGTGTCTGAACGAACATACTTGGGaactgtttgtaaataagtgAAACGAGACAGTTTAACAAATTTGAATAGATTTAAAGAAAGATTCTGCGATTTTTAAAAGCTTACCGCAGTATTTGATTTTGTTGGTTGAAAATCGAATATCTGATTTGACATCGACCAAATCAATCAAATTAGAATAGTTTGCTCTGCATCAAGAAAATTTGATCACGtcattttaaaatacttaCCTACGTCGAGTtggtagaaaataaaatactcacaATTCGTAACTAGTACCTTGAcctattgtaaaaaataattgaacaaTAATGATGTATATAGAAACAAAGCTTACTATGT
The sequence above is drawn from the Nasonia vitripennis strain AsymCx chromosome 4, Nvit_psr_1.1, whole genome shotgun sequence genome and encodes:
- the LOC107982179 gene encoding xanthine dehydrogenase/oxidase-like — translated: MNGSQCGFCSPAMVMNMYSLIARKRTSANDIENSFGSNICRCTGYRSNLDAFQLFSTNTALCSSAYVRDIEDAHESILCLKDCAVCDDFEIINVNDPKAIYLRLKDAEFFELFTIEQIYENFKKYPKASYILTGENTGNGKIHDPNISF